CACGTTTTTTTTCTTCTTCCACCACCACCTGGCGCTCATTCAATGATTGTGCACCGACACGCTTGTCCTGCCAGGTCAGCCACGCGTTCTGCGCCCAGAAATAAAAAGCTTCAAGAGCTGCCCCTGATCGATCAGTGAACCGCAGCCACGACAAACCACTGAACACACTAAATCCAATGGCCATCAACACCAGCAAAAACAAAGTGGCACCGGTAAACCCCAGCAAGTGCGCCAACCCCTCACCCAGCACCATACCCAACATACCGCCTGGCGCGAGTGGCAGCGCAGCCTTCAGTGTATGCAACCGCAACGCTTCCAATGAGCTGCTGGCCAGCAATAACACGACAAAACCGATCAGCGCTACCCATAAAGCACGTCGATCGAACAGGCTGTTTTGCGATATGCCGCGATAATCCACCCATATCTGCTGCAACAGAAATGCAACCCACCACCAGGCAGAAAAACCGAATACATACAGCAGTACGTCCGCCAGCCAAGCACCGAACACGCCGCCCGAATTATGTAGCACAGCATTGCTGGCACTATTTGACCAGGCAGGATCATTCCGATCATAACCATACAAAATTAGAATTAAATAAATTGCCACCGCAACCAGCAACAGCAAGCGCGATTCGCGCAGCAATGCAGCTAATCGACCTGATAGCGGAGAGGGTTTTTCAAGCTTGCTACTCAATAACGCCATAGTGCGTTCATACCCCATTTTTTGACTTTCACATCTTACAGCGAGGTCTAGCGCTACCCGCTCAAGATCTTGGCACGCCATGTGCCGTAACAATCGTTAGCCTGCGTATGCAATTCGGCACGGGCCATGCTGCTTCTTAAAGGAATAACAAATTTATACAGCCTCTCAACTCTGAACTGAACCGCTATATTTCCTCCAGCAATTCAAGTTTGAGTTGCAAGGCTACCATCCTCGCATCCGGCTGCGGCTGCCAAGGTACCACGCCAAGCAGCGGTGCGAGCAAACGTTGCTGCAATGCCACAATATTGGCTTGTAGCGCGAGCATGTCAGCATCCAGCACATTGGCCACCCAGCCGGCACATTTTAATCCACATGCCTCAATCGCGCTTGCTGTCAGCAACGCATGGTTAAGACAACCCAAACGCATGCCCACCACCAAAATAACAGGCAAACCCAATTGCATAGCCAGATCGGCGATATCTTGATTGTTATTCAGCGGCACTCTAAATCCTCCTGCGCCTTCTACGATCACCACATCCGCTTGTGATGCCAGCTCGTGATATGACGTCAGGATGCGTGCAAAATCGATGCGCACACCTGCATTCCGCGCAGCAATGTGCGGCGCGATAGGATCTAGAAAACTATAGGGATTGATCTGGCCATAGCTCACCAGTACATTGCTGGCCGCCTGCAATTGTTTCACATCCTGATTATGCCCGTTGTCGTCACAACCCACCGCC
This genomic interval from Candidatus Nitrotoga sp. AM1P contains the following:
- the bioD gene encoding dethiobiotin synthase, whose product is MSYFITGTDTGVGKTLISGALLHAFAAQGQRVVGMKPVAVGCDDNGHNQDVKQLQAASNVLVSYGQINPYSFLDPIAPHIAARNAGVRIDFARILTSYHELASQADVVIVEGAGGFRVPLNNNQDIADLAMQLGLPVILVVGMRLGCLNHALLTASAIEACGLKCAGWVANVLDADMLALQANIVALQQRLLAPLLGVVPWQPQPDARMVALQLKLELLEEI